In Spirochaetaceae bacterium, one DNA window encodes the following:
- a CDS encoding AAA family ATPase, whose amino-acid sequence MIRSVRIRGFKCFRDAEFRFPGHAVLTGSNDAGKTTLLQAIASWALALRRWRELGDFGRRNGYRRAPIARQALVTVPLRSFDLLWHDRGYRGAIEVELCHDSGWSVAMEFIPDTTEQIYVRPRRDAPADTLREVDLDAVFIPPMTGVGLAEPLLMPPKVEQSLGLGRPGEVLRNLLADTCLNEPAWGALQATIGTLFGYRLLRPETDIADIVADYVRDGSQVRLDITGAGGGFQQVLLLLALLNTRPGAVLLLDNPDTHLHPTLQVATYRELRSAADRYGSQIIATTHSEALINATEPHERIAMKDFRRRPMGSDPLRGT is encoded by the coding sequence TTGATTCGGTCGGTCCGCATCCGCGGTTTCAAGTGCTTTCGCGACGCAGAATTCCGTTTCCCCGGACACGCCGTGCTGACCGGCTCGAACGACGCCGGCAAGACCACGCTGCTGCAGGCGATCGCGTCCTGGGCGCTCGCCTTGCGGCGCTGGCGCGAGCTTGGCGACTTCGGGCGCCGCAACGGCTACCGGCGGGCGCCGATCGCCCGGCAGGCGCTCGTCACGGTGCCGCTGCGCAGCTTCGACCTGCTGTGGCACGACCGCGGTTACCGTGGAGCGATCGAGGTCGAGCTGTGCCACGATAGCGGCTGGTCGGTGGCCATGGAGTTCATCCCCGACACGACGGAGCAGATCTACGTCCGCCCCCGGCGTGACGCACCCGCCGACACGTTGCGAGAAGTCGATCTGGACGCGGTCTTCATTCCACCGATGACCGGAGTTGGACTGGCGGAACCGTTGCTGATGCCGCCAAAGGTCGAGCAATCTCTCGGCCTTGGCCGGCCGGGAGAAGTGCTACGCAACCTGCTCGCCGACACTTGCTTAAACGAGCCCGCATGGGGCGCCCTGCAGGCGACCATCGGTACGCTGTTCGGCTATCGGCTGCTGCGCCCGGAAACCGACATCGCGGACATTGTCGCGGACTACGTGAGAGATGGGTCGCAAGTGCGGCTGGACATCACGGGCGCGGGCGGCGGCTTCCAACAGGTGCTCCTGCTGCTGGCGTTGCTCAACACCCGCCCCGGCGCCGTGCTGTTGCTGGACAACCCGGACACCCACCTGCATCCAACCCTGCAGGTTGCCACCTACCGCGAACTGAGAAGCGCGGCGGACCGTTACGGCTCGCAGATCATCGCCACCACCCACTCCGAAGCACTCATCAACGCCACCGAGCCACACGAACGGATTGCGATGAAGGACTTCCGGCGGCGGCCGATGGGATCAGATCCGCTTCGGGGGACGTAA
- a CDS encoding type I-E CRISPR-associated protein Cas6/Cse3/CasE — protein sequence MYLIHAPIDMREFNRWAGERGLLRRGSFDPDFALHILLAAMFGKRALQPFRLFWSERRRAASLYAYADVDRGELLKVAAAVAPPDCLAPLNPIGLRSKPMPTLFDSGRRLGFDLRVRPVRRLRHDLHDTQNGRVIAQGREVDAFRLAILQRFPDGWRAHRAHANQNGMRREAVYTAWLAERLEGAATLEECRLSSFIRSRTVRGDGPGPEGPDATLQGVFSVDRPEVLSRRLRGGVGRHRAYGYGMLLLRPPKRI from the coding sequence GTGTATCTGATCCACGCTCCAATAGACATGCGCGAATTCAATCGCTGGGCTGGCGAGCGTGGCCTGCTCCGACGCGGATCGTTCGATCCGGACTTTGCGCTGCACATCTTACTGGCGGCAATGTTCGGTAAACGCGCGCTCCAACCGTTCCGCTTGTTCTGGTCCGAGCGGCGGCGGGCCGCATCGCTTTATGCGTACGCTGATGTCGACCGAGGAGAACTGCTGAAAGTGGCCGCAGCGGTGGCTCCCCCTGACTGCCTTGCACCGCTCAATCCAATCGGGTTGCGTTCGAAGCCGATGCCAACTCTCTTCGACTCCGGGCGCCGGCTCGGGTTCGATCTCCGCGTACGCCCAGTACGTCGGTTGAGGCACGATCTACACGACACCCAGAACGGCCGCGTCATAGCGCAAGGACGAGAAGTTGACGCATTCCGGCTGGCCATACTGCAGCGTTTCCCTGACGGCTGGCGCGCGCACAGGGCGCACGCCAATCAGAATGGCATGCGCCGCGAGGCAGTCTACACCGCATGGCTGGCGGAGCGGCTGGAAGGCGCCGCAACCCTGGAAGAGTGCCGCCTTTCTTCATTCATCCGCAGCCGTACGGTACGCGGCGATGGCCCGGGTCCGGAGGGCCCTGACGCGACCTTGCAGGGCGTTTTCTCAGTGGACAGGCCGGAGGTTCTTTCGAGGCGGCTGAGAGGAGGCGTGGGCCGGCATCGAGCTTACGGTTACGGCATGCTCCTGTTACGTCCCCCGAAGCGGATCTGA